The sequence AAGACGGCAACCCAATGGAGGCTGATTGATTTTCTTTATTTGCTTCGTCGAGTTATGAAGTTTTTGGCTGACGATGGCAAACTATGAAACTGATGAGTTGCATGCTGATGGGTTTTGATGCGTCTGTCATTTTAGGAGAAGATTATATTCTAAACATTGCTATTTCGAGTTAAGATATATTGGTATGATGTTTGGTTGTTGGACaactatttaataaaaattgtattatttgtgtttatttttcttatgcttCGTTCATTTGACATTTATGTCATTTATCAAATTTAACTTATCAAAAAATGTGAGCATCAATTACATAAACaattaaacttattttaaaaaaataaattggaCCGAATTTTCTTGAATGAATGAGTATTTCGatttaatataatttgtacAGGTAATTGATCCTAACtttgttaattttattttactatttCAATTGTTgttgttaaattttttaatctcattattttaatatttctaataataaaacttttaatttgtttcaaattatttagtttaatcaTAATATAATTGTTTTATTTGTTATGTCATGTGGATTAGTTaagcattttttaaaattaaatttcatatattttattaataattaaacagATATAAATTAGAAATTGGAGAGAACAAATTTGTTTCGAAAATAACTGGCGGAGTTGATCTGCAACTTCGAAGCCCTAGCCAATTTTTCGAGTCGCTGAAAATTGAAATcttaaaaataaagaaagagCAGATTTTTGGCGATTTGATTAGGTTTTAAGATTTTCGTCAACTTTTTGTCGTGTATAGGCTACGGAGCGGTGAATAATTCGGAGCGTTACTGTTATTCACGACGCATAATGGATGAAACAATGAAGCAGTTCCAACTGGGACTCGAAGAAGTTGAAATTGAAGCTGAAAATCTTCTATTGGCGCGTCATGAGGTACTTGAAAATTGCGTAAAGCGTGTATTTTTTTTCCAGGAAAAGAATTGATTTACTGATAATTGTGGTTGCAGTTGGTTGAGATTGATAGAGTAAGAAATGGTAATAGGGAAGCCTTAACGGCGCTAAGAAGGAGGGCTAGAACGACAAAGACCAGTGTCCCTTTGCCTTTCGAGCCTATAATGAGGGATATTGAATCAAGGCCACTGATTAAAGAGGTCTGCGCAACCTGCGGCGATCACAATTCGAGGGAAAAGACATGGTTTATGTTCCCCGGAACTGACGTATTTGCCACCATGCCATTTCACGCCGCTCATACCATTTTAGAGAAAGGTATTTTTTGGCAATGAATTCTTTGTGATAAAAGTTTAGTGTTTTTAAGAGTGAAGTATTTCGTCTTTTAAGATATCAAGTCATTTCACACAGTTCCACAATATGGATTTGTCAAACTAAGGAATGTGAGTTGCCAAGGTTTGGGAGATTATGGCTATAACTTATTTCACAAAATAGCACTTCTCTAGCTCTCCTTGCTTAAAACATTAAAACAGAAGTAAAAGACAATTGAACCGTTACAAAAATTGACCTACTACATACTGAACTGAATGGCATGCTGAGTTGCTGACTGAATGGAACACAGCTGAGTGGAATGCAAGTGGCATGCAACTGAATGGCATGATCGACTGAAGGACTCTTACCTTGTTTTCTGGCGACCCTTGGAGATTTGTTCTAGTGTATGGTACATCAGTAGGTGGCGGTACAAGAAATTAAGAATCAAGAAATTACTAGCTTGAGCTCATTTATCTAGCTATACCCAGTAATTCTCTCATGAAATTTGAGTGCAGAACACATTTTACATCAAAATCTGACCTGAAAATTATGATATAACATTTGCCGATGCAACGTTTACTTCAAATAAAATTGGAGTAACCAGAAAGACATGATTGCTTAAAATGGATCAGCAACATTGGCCTCAAAATCGgtgaaaatggaaaaagcttcAAATAGATTGCTAGGAACAATATTATGTGGAAAAGGTGAACAATCGTAACTGGGACAAATATGATCCACGAAACAAAGCCTGTTGGATTGCATACTGATCCATACCATCTATATTACTAAATTTCGAACTTTTTCTTACCACTTGGCCGCATGCAATGTTTTTTTCTTACTCTTGGAGATAAAGGAAGGGAAGATAACTTCTGATAGTAGTTCGTGTCACAGTTTGTTGGAAAAAGCTTATTATATGCTGCAGTAATTATAAGAATGGTTAAGGAGATAAAGCAGCCATGACAAATGTTTTTTTTGAACTTAGTACTTCCTGTGCTTGACCATTTATTTTATCACCAAGTCTTGGAGGAAAAGTATGTTCATGCTAGATGTGTTGTTTCTAAATTTGCCTATCAGCGTGTTAGTAGTTGATTCTCATCTTTATTGGCTGTGATTTCCAACATTACTTCAGTGCTAAGTGAGAATCATGTTCTTCTTTCTCATCTGATGGTTTCAATATTTTGTAGATCAAGCTCGCCTTGATTATGAATGTAAGAAACTTCAGAGCTATGTGAAAGAGAAATCCTTCTTAATTTCAGAAAAAGGTGTTCTTTCAGACAAAATCAGTCCAGGTGTGCTGAGATCTCTGGTGACCTTGTCTGACAAACCGAAGGAAGTTCTACTCAGAACAATCTTTTAGCATCTTATCAGATGTTATGGCCTCAATGTCAATAAATCATGGTTCCTCTTTTGGTTTTGATCCAGGATCGTGGAGAAATGATTGATCCACTGAAGTTCCTCTAGGGACTTGAATTTTTCTGATAGGGTATTTCGATCCAATCTAAACGTTTATCTGTCCCTTCTTCTGTTGCTTACTCCCGAGCCAAGGAAATTGAGTAAGCTCAAATCTGGCACCTGAGGACTTTATAGAGAGGATACTGTTATTACTGTAACATTCGAATGTATATAATGTTATCTCATCTCGTATGTAGACCATCATCACACTCATATGTGACCTCTTATCAGAGCATAACTAAGTGTCATTCGGatccagttttttttttttattattcaacAATCTGCTATTGCATCCTTATGTTGTGTGGCAAGATCTATTTTACTTCTCAGCTGTGTGGCTTAGGCTTCGTCGCAGTCCTTCTACTCTTTTTAACAAATGACCAAATATGGTCTGTAAATTCATCACATAAGCTTTCCAAATGTTTTCAAACAGATTCGGTTGTTTTTAGTAAGGCATGgacgatttttaaaaataactagGTAATTTGTATTAgcgttattttttttaaaaaggtgtaataagataataatttatttgttttcaaacaacttaagatttttttaaaatccaaaaccTGCTAATATCTCTTAATTATGAGCTACTAAATGTCTCATAGATGTTTTAAATAGTTTATAAATTGAGTCATACACGTTCTAAATTTGGTTCACCATAATTTATATGATAAGGGGTACGCATCATTTTAAATGATAAGACTAAGACATGATAGTTATAgctattcaaatatttatgatctttttattaaataaaaatagaaaacttGTGTAGCCATAACGACACCAAAATTTGCTAATGCTTCTAGGAAACACTTTAGAgttttttgtgaaattttatgaagaaaAATTTACAAAGTGCTTCCCAAAAGCATTCCAAAACACTAACTTAATCTCTCaactttaataaataatataaatttaatctgccaacatatccaaaaattaacttaaaaaaatctCATGCAGCCAGCCCGGCTGGTGGAATTTTGTTTGATTTATTTCATTGAAATTAATTATCTTGGAACatacttattattttttttttaacaatcatgtattatttattttgagaaaaaaaaaaagaaaagaaagaaaaagactGCAAATCTTTGTAAATCTGAAATACTGGCCATGATGTTTTTGTACCCCAAACAACATCACCATCACCATGTCTCCCTTAAAGAACAccacaacataaaaattaataatgctCTTCTAATTTGACAATTAGGACTAGGGCTAACAACCACGTGTCATTCAATCAGGCATGCCACGTATGTGTTGGCTGTGAGTCAACATCCACCATTTTCATCCACAAAACCCTTGATTAAGGACCTCAACCAACAA comes from Henckelia pumila isolate YLH828 chromosome 4, ASM3356847v2, whole genome shotgun sequence and encodes:
- the LOC140867031 gene encoding uncharacterized protein, with the translated sequence MDETMKQFQLGLEEVEIEAENLLLARHELVEIDRVRNGNREALTALRRRARTTKTSVPLPFEPIMRDIESRPLIKEVCATCGDHNSREKTWFMFPGTDVFATMPFHAAHTILEKDQARLDYECKKLQSYVKEKSFLISEKGVLSDKISPGVLRSLVTLSDKPKIVEK